The Psychrobium sp. MM17-31 DNA window GATGTACCGGTGGAATTTCCTGAAGGCTTGGGCTTAGAGGTGATCTGTGAGCGTGAAGATCCTCGCGATGCCTTTGTTTCCAACAAATACAAAAATCTAGATGAATTGCCACAAGGCAGTGTCGTTGGTACTTCTAGTTTACGTCGTCAATGTCAAATTCGCGCGGCGCGTCCTGATTTAGTTATTCGCGATCTTCGCGGCAATGTTGGTACGCGTTTAGGTAAATTAGACGCTGCCGAATATGACGCAATCATCCTTGCTGCAGCTGGCCTTATTCGCTTAGAAATGCCAGAGCGTATTGCATCATTTATTGAGCCTGAGCAATGTTTACCAGCTGTTGGCCAAGGTGCGGTCGGTATTGAATGTCGTTTGGATGACGAGCGAATTAAAGAATTGTTGGCACCGCTAGAGCACACTGAAACACGTCAACGCGTATTGGCCGAGCGTGCACTTAACAAGCGTTTAGAAGGTGGCTGTCAGGTGCCAATTGGTAGCTATTGCGTGATTGACGGCGATAACTTTTGGTTACGCGCACTAGTTGGTAACCCTGACGGTAGCGTGATGTTAACTGAAGAAGCACGCGGTACTTTAGCCGACGCCGAGCAAACGGCCATCGATATGGCTGATAAGTTATTAGACCGCGGCGGCAGAGAGATTCTGCAGCAGGTTTATGCACAAGCATAGCCCTAGACAGCGACGTGTCTTAATTACTCGCCCACAAGCAAAGTCTCAGCAACTTGAGGCTTTGTTGGCGAGCCATCATATTCCCTGTATTTCTTATCCATTAGTCCAATTTTTACCTTCTATTGCATCGCAAATCGAGCAAGTTATTGCTGACGCAGATATAATAATTGCGGTGAGTGAGAATGCTGTTTCTCACACGGATAATCAGTTATCACAATGGCCCCAACAGGCGGATTACTTTGCAGTAGGTAAAGGAACGGCGCAGCAATTTTTGACCTTGAATATCAAAGCGAAAGCTCCGGTATTGGCTACTTCCGAAGGGCTGTTAGCACTCGATGATTTAGCTGATGTTAATGGCAAGCGTGT harbors:
- the hemC gene encoding hydroxymethylbilane synthase, with translation MSVDIVRIATRQSPLALWQAEFVKAQLEHFHPNIKVELVTMVTKGDKILDTPLAKVGGKGLFVKELETAMLEGRADIAVHSMKDVPVEFPEGLGLEVICEREDPRDAFVSNKYKNLDELPQGSVVGTSSLRRQCQIRAARPDLVIRDLRGNVGTRLGKLDAAEYDAIILAAAGLIRLEMPERIASFIEPEQCLPAVGQGAVGIECRLDDERIKELLAPLEHTETRQRVLAERALNKRLEGGCQVPIGSYCVIDGDNFWLRALVGNPDGSVMLTEEARGTLADAEQTAIDMADKLLDRGGREILQQVYAQA
- a CDS encoding uroporphyrinogen-III synthase; this translates as MHKHSPRQRRVLITRPQAKSQQLEALLASHHIPCISYPLVQFLPSIASQIEQVIADADIIIAVSENAVSHTDNQLSQWPQQADYFAVGKGTAQQFLTLNIKAKAPVLATSEGLLALDDLADVNGKRVVILRGNGGRELIAQTLVKRGATVEYLETYQRQLIAMNDGDCVLQWQQHQINTIVVTSGEILQHLWENIGEMQQTWLKSLSLIVPSERIVKIARKLGFESIELSEGADNQSILKILLNEC